The sequence below is a genomic window from Setaria italica strain Yugu1 chromosome IV, Setaria_italica_v2.0, whole genome shotgun sequence.
TCATGATTTGCAGTCAAGTCCCTTCCTTGATTATGTGGCCGTGCAACCAGCTtcagctacaagctcaagatctaaagtttctttgggagggctacaagaagctgcagaactaagatagCAAGTTGTTGAACAGGAGCAAATGTTGAGtggcttgaagatgaaggcacaagcttcagatgcagcaatgaaaatgcagtctgaggagattgagagtttgaaaaaagcagtaagagaaactgagtacctccttcgtcAACTGCTAAACTTCAGAGGGTAAGATCAATGTGTTTCTTAGGCATCTGCTCATATCCTCCCAGCTGCTTGTGCTGGTTTGTGAGTATTGTGGTTTATGCTCAATGTGTTTCTAGGCCAGCTTTGTTCTTGGTCAGAGAGATATCATTtgtagtggtttgtgatctctCATGGATAATATGCTTGTGCTTTTTCTttggtcatgaataataatgtgtgaagtgtgatgagaaacatttatttgtatgtgtggtatgtATAGATTAATTGTGCTGTTAATTACAGAATTGATTTGTACgtaatattaaattagattatattttcaTTAAACGCTACCTGGGCTGCACCCGAAAATAACTGGACCCAAAATTTCGTGGGCTCGCCCCCTCGGCCATAATTTCGTGGGCTTAAACAAAGTTACGATGCTAGCAAATGTTTAgctaaatccattaagaattaGGTCTAAATGAAGTTATCAGCGTATGTTACgcttgatccaacaagaattgagTCTAAACCAAATTATGATgtcagcaattattgggctcggtccaaGAAGAATTaggcctaaatcaatctatgatgacAACAATAAAGGCTCGGCGCAAAAAaaattgggcctaaatcaatctataaCGACAACAATTATTGGGCTTAGTCCAACAAGAACTGGACCTAATTCAATAAACAGTTCGTCACAACCGTCATGCCATATCAAACTGTGGTCCGACGTGGCATGCTATGCAGGAGCCAGTTTATGACGACATGTGGGAcgaattttcattcatcattatcttagtgGCGCATCAAAATAAGAAACGTAACTAGTCgcggtttatgacgctcgactaatgatGAAAGGTTTTTGTCACTCCCGCGTCATAAATTACGGTTTACGATGCAAAAAAGACACTTTTTGTTCGTCGTCAGAAAATTTCTTGTTGTGCATTTTTTTCGATGAACCAATCTGCCAAtccctctttttttaaaaaaagaatagtgTTTGGATCTACTTAGCCCCTCTAAAACTCACATTCCTTGTTATTAATTTccctgcaaccaaacacacttaATAGCTTGAAGTTGAATCAAATCATGCCTaatgtatccaaacaccccctatccAGTTGTCCTAGATGCAACATGTAATGCCGGTAGTTGTTACATCCAATGGAGTGGAAGGTTCTCTCCTCCCAAAGCCCCTTAGAAAGATTGTGGGTCACCAAACAAGAGGTAAAATTAAAGAACCGAATTGAACCATGAATATATAACAACATTACAACAAAAGTAGGCGTGCTCTTGGTTACTAGTAGTTGCCTAAGCTCACACCTCTCATTTCCTTCTACTTCATACCAAGAAGAGGGAGGCCATATATGCCTGGCTTTCTCTCTGAAACAACTTTCTCTCTCTAGTGGGAGTGGGAACAATGGAGATCAGCGATGAGCAGAGGATGGAGATGTCCGTCGCGGAGCGCCACTGTCTTCCCCCTCCTTCCTCACATGGCAATGGAGATGCCGATGTCGAGGCCGACGTGGAGGAGGAGCATCTGTGGCCAACGAAAGATGGCCCTCTTCCAATTTTCCTCAAGGTATATAGCATAATACGTGAGCTCATATTCTTATGCCAGTTTGGATTTAATCAAGAACGAAAAAAAACATCACGTTAATTAGCCTGTATGTGTACTAGTGCTGCATGTGCAAAGAGCATGTTGTATCTACTCGAAGTGATTCACAAAAATATCATCCGCACGCGTAagctagaaaaagaaaataaaacaacatcGGTGTTCTATCAAGGATTGCCTTAGTGCATCGCACTGCTGTTTTAGCTGTATGAGAAAATGATATGTGTACAAATAACTTGCGATATTTGCTGGTAAGAAAACATACATGGAAAAAACTGAActccctttttttctttgcaaaaaaaaatgcagtttGAGAATGTGGAGTACAGGGTGAAGATGACTTTGAAGAACCCCCTGACAGCTGCAAGAGTGGCGTTTACATCCCAGGCGAGGGTGGATCAGGGCAGCAGCTGCAAGCACATCCTCAAGGGCATTGCAGGGAGTGTGGACCCTGGTGAGATCCTGGCGCTGATGGGCCCATCTGGCAGTGGCAAGACCACCTTGCTCAAGATCCTGGGAGGCAGGCTCAGTGGCGGCATCAAGGGCCAGATTACTTACAACGACACGCCCTACAGCCCCTCACTCAAAAGAAGGTAAAAactgtaaaataaaaaaaaaggttttggcACCTtatttttccctaaaaaaatctgtttttctttttctatgttCATCTTCATCATTTCCTATGCTGCACGCAGGATTGGATTTGTGACCCAGGACGACGTCCTCTTCCCGCAGCTGACGGTGGAGGAGACCCTCGTGTTCGCCGCCTTCTTGAGGCTACCCGCGCGCATGTCCAAGCAGCAGAAGCGCGACAGGGTCGACGCCATCATCGCCGAGCTGAATCTAGAGAGGTTGCTCGGTCAGTGCTGCATTTGTTCATTTGATTGCCATGGAATTTAGTTTTCACATGTATGTGGTCTAGGTGCCGGCACACCAAGATCGGCGGGGCGTTCGTGCGGGGGGTGTCGGGCGGCGAGCGGAAGAGGACGAGCATCGGGTACGAGATCCTGGTGGACCCTTCGCTTCTCCTCCTCGACGAGCCCACCTCCGGCCTCGACTCCACGTCGGCGAGCAAGCTCATCCTcgtcctccagcgcctcgccAGGTCGCGCAGGGCGATCATCACGACGATCCACCAGCCGTCGAGCCGGATGTTCCACATGTTCGACAAGCTGCTGCTCATCTCCGACGGCCACGCCATCTACCACGGCAAGGCCCGGGACTGCATGCCCCACTTCGCCTCCCTGGGCTTCGCACCGGAGATCCCCATGAACCCCGCCGAGTTCCTCCTCGACCTCGCCACCGGCAACCTCGACGACATCACCGTCCCCGAGGCGCTGCAAGGCTCGCCGGACCCCCAGCAGGAGTTCTTCCGCTCCCAGGTCATCCGCCACCTCCAGCTCAAGTACAGGcagtcggccgccgccgccgccggaagtAACAGGACGAGGGAGCCCTCCGAGCAGCTGCGGCTGGCGGTGCGGGCGCGGAATGgtcaccgcggcggcggcatcgggtgGCTCCAGCAGTTCGCCGTGCTGTCCCGCCGCACCTTCCGGGAGCGCGCCCCCGACTACCTGGACAAGATGCGTCTGGCGCAGGCCGTCGGCGTGGCGCTCCTCCTGGGCCTCCTCTGGTGGCGGTCCaaggccggcgacgaggcccaGCTCCGCGACCAGGTGGGCCTCATCTTCTACATCTGCATCTTCTGGACGTCCTCGTCGCTCTTCGGCTCCGTCTACGTCTTCCCCTTCGAGAAGCTCTACCTGGTGAAGGAGCGGCAGGCGGGTATGTACAGCCTCAGCGCCTACTACGCCAGTAGCACGCTCTGCGACGCCGTCCCCCACGTCGTCTACCCGGTGCTCTTCACCGCCGTCCTCTACTTCATGGCGGGGCTCCGGCGCACGCCGGCGTGCTTCTCCCTGACGCTCCTCGCCACGCTGCTCGTCGTCTTCACCAGCCAGGGCACCGGGGAGCTCCTCGGCGCCGCGATCCTGAGCGTCAAGCGCGCGGGCGTCATGGCGTCGCTGGTGCTCATGCTCTTCCTCCTCACCGGCGGCTACTACGTCCAGCACATCCCGGCCTTCATCCGGTGGCTCAAGTACGTGTCCTTCATGCACTACGGATTCAACCTCCTGCTCAAGGCGCAGTACCACGGCCACCTGGCGTACGactgcggcggccgcggcggctgccggccGCTCCAGTCGTCGCCGTCGTTCGACACCGTCGACCTCGACGGCAGCATGCGAGAGGTCTGGATCCTGCTCGCCATGGCGCTCGCGTACCGGCTCCTCGCCTACTTCTGCCTCCTCAAGCGGATCAGCCGAACGCCCTTGTGATGACCCGGCTGCTCCTAGTTTAATCTGGCATTGCAATTATTCCGTGCACTGTGGATGTTGTTGCTCTGATTGTTAACAATCGATGAATGAGAAAAATGGATGCAGAGCAATGCAATGTGTATCTGTTATTCTTGATGTTGTTCTAGAAAGATGATGATGCCAGGTTTGGATGATTGTAGTGGTTTCATACTACAGATGGTGAATGGTAGCAATTAacaaaaccttattgaattatAAGGTGCAGATTCCGTTCTTAAAacaaaatgtaaaaaaaaatgcattctcTGAATGCATCTTATTTGGCAACAAGATGCATGCTCTGATGCTACTCTTCTGATCGTTAACAATCGATGAATGAGAAAATTGGCTGCAGAGTAATGCAATGTGTATCGATCAGTTATTCTTGCTGTTGTTCATGTTCTTGAAAGACGATGGTGTCCGGCTTAGATGATTTTGGTGGTTTCATACTGGAGATGCTGGCAATTAACAATTCAAATAAGACCTCAGAAACCTTATCGAATTAAGGTGCAGCTTCCTTTTCTTAAGCAAAACTTTGCTGACTGCTGGTGCCGGGCCTTAAACTTGCTCAGTTAACAGTTGGGCTGGAAAGCATTAATTACGCAGGCCCAGCCCATACACGTTCATGTTGCGAGCGACACTTTCTGCGTATGTGCCACGGCACACACGAAATTAACGTACTCGCCGACGGGGTTATCGATGGTGAATAAACCGCAGAGTGTTACGGGCTCCATGCCTTTGCTGCTTTGCACAAGGCAGGACTGCATCGTGCTACTCCCTCCCTGCGCTGCACCCTCGACAAAACTGAAGACACATGGTATGGTAGGCGCGCGTCTGTCGTTATGCATAGCCGTCAGGTTTTAAAATGAACTAGTAACATGCATGAAGCATTGCAGCTTCGGATTTGTGCGTGTCCTCTTTGCTTCACATTGAGGACAGTCTGCTTTGGAATCCCAAAGTTTAATTCTCTACAAGTTCATTACGAGTCCTAGTACTCCCTCCTGTCAGCAAAAAGCTAACATTTCAGGCAACAAAAACACAATCTACATGAGGCAACAAAAAGCTAACTTCAATTTGAGTAgaatttctaaaaattttgaGGTGCCAGCGAATATTCCAAAGCAGGATCCAAATCGAGGAGGATCTTTAGCATGTGCAGCGGATGCGTTCTCGACTTCTCGCGCGTGGACCTACGACGATGAGAATAGTCAACAGTGTGGAGCACATGGAGAATAGCCAGACAAGTCATTTGGTCACCTGGCATCTTTTCATTTGAGGAGCATCTCTGCTCAATGTTTAAAAATGGACTGGAATATATCCTTTTGCCCAACTTTACTCAAGTAGAATGGCCTTTCTTGCTTGGGCTTGGCCCAGCACGACCAGAAAGAACCCAATAGTCTTACTTAAATTCAAAATTCGGAAGGTGGCACATCACACCTAACCCATGACATGAGCTTCACACTGTGCTAGCTCCCACTACctgaccaaataaaaaaaaatggcatgaGTTTAGCCAAGTTGAACATTTTGGGACTTGGAAGTGTTTCTTCTTGGAGTACAAGGGCTTACTATTTGACTGCTTCGAgcttgtcaaaaaaaaaaaaggaaagaaaaaaagaaagatacaaCCAAAGGAAGGCCAGACATAAAAGGACCTCCTTTTCGGTTTATCAGACTGAATTTATACAATACTAACTTTGACATAGACATACTTATCATATATTTTACTCATGCCCCAACAAACTTCCTCTTATCCTCGATGATATATGGTATCTCCTAAATATTTTGAGaacaaaaatattaaattcctTGTATTCCGAAGTGAGCCCTCAACACTTCCCATATTAGAACCAAATTGCACAAAGAGTTGATAAAGAGATGCTCAAAAGATGTAaatctttatcaaaaaaaaacatgaaacgAGAAGCACATGAAAGCACCCGTCACTTGcagttccttttctttttcaaaaaaataaaaaaatttgcaGTTGCTTTGCTTTTTGCAGCAGCAACAGGCAGCCCTACTCCATCACTGCTGCAGTAGTATATAGCCCATGCTGTTGAGGTCGCCCACAGCGAAGCAAACGACCAACCGACCAGGGGCTCAACACGACTCGAAGTCGATCGAAGGAGACCGACCTCCCCTCCGCTCCTAGTCCTCGAGTCCTCCTCGGCTCCGCCCCACTCTCGAGTCCCCACCGCCCCCGCACGTCGCGAATCTTTTTCCTCTTGACCGCGCTCCTAAATCCGCGCCAAATCGTCAAACCAATCAGAGGCCGCTCCCGCCTCGCCAGTCCCCGCTCGCAGGCCAAGCTCCGGATCCCCCACCGCGCGGCGGCAATGGCAGACGCCGCCTGCGACGACGCCGTGGAGCAGCTCGCCGGCCTCCTGGACCAAGGTGAGAGTTTCGCTCTGGATCGCctgtaaagtttgaatctttCATTATTTCGGAGGGACGGGCCTGCTCGGATTTGGGGTTTAGCTTTCGAGCTGTTGGTGGTGGGTTTTGTGTGGGGTTCGTCTGGTGCTAATGCTCTTTCTTTGGATTGGATTCTTGCAGTGGACGCGCCGCTGAAGAAGACATTTGAGGTATGGATCTATGCGcgtgccttttcttttcttttgtaatCTTGATTCTGTTCTTCTTGATATCTGAAAAGCTTGGTTCTTCTGTCAAAGCTTAGGCATTTGTGCTATTTTAAGTGTCTGCATTTTGGATTTGGGTCAGACATAACCTTTGCTTAGTTCAGTTTAGCATTTTCAATGATTAATCCGATTTTGGCGAGCCAAGTGATGCTTGATATTTCTTGGATTGTTGGGTACTAGACTATATAACAATAAGATCAATTTGGATCAGAGCGTTCCTGTTCATATCTCAGCTTTTGTCTGTTATAGTTAGTTAATACAGTTGAACTAGTATGAGTACGGATCTAAGGATAAATTCACAGTGGTGAAAGTTGACGGATTGTTGATTGGATGCAAAGGTTTAGTTTTGTTCTTTGATCTAAGCCACACATTTGAGATCCTTGGGGTAATTTTGAGTAGTTTGACGACGGGGAGTGAGAGGTGGCAATGATGCTTTCCACAATGGATGTGTCGAGGAATATTCTGATTTCAGGTCCACTATGTCAACTAGTGGACGGTGAGATATTTGGTCCCTTCGAACCTCCTGTTATGTTGGTAGTAATGTATTCCTTGGTGGTTTTCCTAGTGTTTGGTTGTTTGTCAATGGAACCATCTTTCGGTTGTTGCGAATTATTGTAGAATGATTTCACCTTTTCTCTTTACTTTGTTAATATAATGGCACCTGACACTTGTGATCCCAGTGTGCAGACACGTCCTGGTAACATTTTACCAGTTAATTCTAATTCGCTTGAGAATATTTTCGTCAAAAATGCTCTCTAAAGGTTAGGCTTTAAGCATGCACTGTGTGATGATAGGAGATGCCA
It includes:
- the LOC101754327 gene encoding ABC transporter G family member 26, which gives rise to MEISDEQRMEMSVAERHCLPPPSSHGNGDADVEADVEEEHLWPTKDGPLPIFLKFENVEYRVKMTLKNPLTAARVAFTSQARVDQGSSCKHILKGIAGSVDPGEILALMGPSGSGKTTLLKILGGRLSGGIKGQITYNDTPYSPSLKRRIGFVTQDDVLFPQLTVEETLVFAAFLRLPARMSKQQKRDRVDAIIAELNLERCRHTKIGGAFVRGVSGGERKRTSIGYEILVDPSLLLLDEPTSGLDSTSASKLILVLQRLARSRRAIITTIHQPSSRMFHMFDKLLLISDGHAIYHGKARDCMPHFASLGFAPEIPMNPAEFLLDLATGNLDDITVPEALQGSPDPQQEFFRSQVIRHLQLKYRQSAAAAAGSNRTREPSEQLRLAVRARNGHRGGGIGWLQQFAVLSRRTFRERAPDYLDKMRLAQAVGVALLLGLLWWRSKAGDEAQLRDQVGLIFYICIFWTSSSLFGSVYVFPFEKLYLVKERQAGMYSLSAYYASSTLCDAVPHVVYPVLFTAVLYFMAGLRRTPACFSLTLLATLLVVFTSQGTGELLGAAILSVKRAGVMASLVLMLFLLTGGYYVQHIPAFIRWLKYVSFMHYGFNLLLKAQYHGHLAYDCGGRGGCRPLQSSPSFDTVDLDGSMREVWILLAMALAYRLLAYFCLLKRISRTPL